GCGATCGGCGACATCGCGCGCCGCCACGGCTGCGTGGTGGTCGAGGACGCCGCGCAGGCCCAGGGCGCCCGCTACCGGGACACCCTGTGCGGCGCGTCCGGCAACACCGCCACCTTCAGCCTCCAGATGACGAAGAACCTCCCCACCTGCGGAGAAGGCGGACTCGTCGTCACCGACGACGACGGCGTGGCCGACCGGATCGTCCAGTTGCGCCAGTTCGGCGAGACCATCCGCGCGGACCGCCCCCGGCGGTACGTGAGCCACCGGCTCGGCTTCAACGCCAAGCTGAGCAACGTCCAGGCGGCCTACACCGCCAGCCAGTTGGAGCGCTTCGAGGAGTACCACGCGGCCCGCAGGTCCAATGTCGCCGCCTTCCTGGCGCGGCTGGAGCACCTGGACGGCCTGCGGTGCCCGGCGGAGCCCGAAGGGTACGAGCACGCGTGGCACATCCTGCGGTTCGTCGTCGACCTCGGCCGGCTCCTGCCCGGCGCGGACACCGCGACGGCGCGGAACCTGCTGATCCGGGCCCTGCGCGCCGAGGGCCTTCCGGCGACCAGGTACCAGATGATGCCGGTCCCCGAGCAGCCCGCGCTGCGGTCCATATGCCCCCAGGAGCCGGGCTCGTGGCCGGTCACCCAGGACGTCGTCGACCGCAGCTTCACCCTCCAGCAGCGCCATCTGCCGCCCGACGCCGGGCCGTTGCTCCAGGACTT
The sequence above is drawn from the Streptomyces sp. SAT1 genome and encodes:
- a CDS encoding DegT/DnrJ/EryC1/StrS family aminotransferase; the protein is MNGAAADTLALTGGEPVLGTLAPVDWPKTTDADRAAVLSVLDSNVFVSDRTGGPTAVERLERAWADYLGVRRCVGVSNGTTAIELALLAHGVGPGDEVVVPALTFVATAMAVVHVGATPRYADVDPVTFTMSPRSLAAQITGRTKAVVPVHLHGLSADMEAIGDIARRHGCVVVEDAAQAQGARYRDTLCGASGNTATFSLQMTKNLPTCGEGGLVVTDDDGVADRIVQLRQFGETIRADRPRRYVSHRLGFNAKLSNVQAAYTASQLERFEEYHAARRSNVAAFLARLEHLDGLRCPAEPEGYEHAWHILRFVVDLGRLLPGADTATARNLLIRALRAEGLPATRYQMMPVPEQPALRSICPQEPGSWPVTQDVVDRSFTLQQRHLPPDAGPLLQDFADVLEKVWSHLKVLAELAEGADR